The Vigna radiata var. radiata cultivar VC1973A chromosome 6, Vradiata_ver6, whole genome shotgun sequence DNA segment AAAATGAATCTGTACATTTGAAGAATTCACACAAGAATAGCATgcattaatttttcaaaaacattattctGTTTCCTACAAGTtataaccaaaataaataaatatattgtcaTGCAACTCATGGGTGTTGATGCGCTTTCtagaaaaatgaagttgatTAAAACGTCCCAAAGATAGTAGTACCGTGTTGATCAAGTCCTTGCTTCTCAAAAtccttattttccttttcatcccATGCATCTTGCCATTGTTTTACCTGAAGATACAAATTCGTTAGCTAACATGATATATTTGCAAACATCCATGCCTATAACAGATGCAGGTTCAGCATTACCACCTCATTCTGTGCTACCCCAGATGGAATTTGTCTGGATGACGCTGCTTCTGCCTGAAATTTAACTGTTATCAATTTGGTACTTGAATGCATTCTCAGATATAAATCGTAAGTTATTTAAGCTAAgaaacacaaattttaaaatttggatcATATATAGTTTGAGAGTACGCTCCATCCGTATCACAACTTCAGAAAATGCCACTCAAAGGAGTAAAGGCATTTAAGGTAGAGAAAACCAATTGATTCGTATAAAATAAAACGTCAGCATTGTGGACACTACATATGTAAGTGGACAGAAATGGAAAATTATTCCAATctttgtattaaataaaaaataagaataagatGAGACAACATTAACCAGTATTGACAAATTCCGGGGCAAATCCTAGCAACTGTAAGGCAATCTTCATAATCCAAACTTCGCACAAAGGAGGTACAGATATAGAAGGAGAAAGGTCAAGGTTTTGTCTCCAAAATAGGTCCAGTAGCATGTGCGTTAACATCATCCAATCATTTCTCATTCATCAACCAACACAGAACAAAATAGTTGAATTAAATGATCCTTCAAACCGTAACAAGCAAGAGAAGATTTTTGGATTTCAGTACGTTCAAATTATGTCAATGAAGTTCAAAATTTGGCGCAGAATACTATGACATTTgtaattttctataaaacaaGTATCATaatatgaaaaagagaaagaacacACAAAGGAAGGAGGATGAGCTATCCTCCAAAAAGactaaataataacaatagaaaaaaaaagagtacaaCACAACAAGGAAACTTGAAAGAACAGATGTTTCCTTAAAAAGTATGAGAAGGGACCCAGGTAATACCCATGAATTGAATACAGCCTTTTCCCACGAAAACTCCACAGAAATGAATATccttaaacataaaatcaatccATTTCAACGAAATACACCATTGGTTTGCAAAAATCGATAGTCATACGCTCACTGCTCCCACCTCCTACCAAAGCCTCTGGCTTCAATCCCAAGGTAAAACTGAGTACatcttttctaaaatattcttTCAACTCGATAAGTATATAACTAAAATACCCAATTTCACCACCAAAACTGAAACCATATATTTCTTACCGATAAAGTCCACCCAAATCATTCCTGGACCTTGTCAAGATCTCATACCAAATCCTTGTCATGTTTTATGGTATTCGTAACCTAAAACTTTCACCTAAAATTTCCTCAAGAATTGAGACACTAATATATATCAATCTGCACTACCACCTTAAACTAACATCAAAACCAAAAAGGATTTAATTGCATTAGAGAGAAGCATTACGTGAAATGCAAAAATCACAACATGGGTCTCTGAAAGATCGAAACTTTAACCGGCAGAGAAGCCAGATTGCTAATGCAGAGTTgcagagataaaaaaaattaaggagaaggcataaaattgtaaaccctaaacagagagagagagagaagtacAGAGTAATCGCGACAACGAACAACGGGGAAGAGTTGGAGAAGGCGTTGAAATTCAGCTTCATCCATGCTTGCACTGCAAACCCTTCTTTCTTCTAATTCTTTGTCTTCTTGAAGGAGAATACTTCACTGAGAACGGAGAGAAACGCAACCTCACTCACTATGATTATTGCTTTTTATTCTGTCATCATTTCAATTGTTTTGAAAGGTCtctatataatttgtattaatggTTTTAATAAaggataattaaattttaaataattcatctaattttttaattaattccttattaaatttgtttaattcggtaatataatttaaatatattgaatttcgaataacttttatatcatcattattataatCGAAACAGGTTGTCGTAAGAATCACTTCatctatttaacaaaaaaaaaaaacaattaaacaataaaaactcaattcaaaaatataatcttttaaaatttgtatattttttaataaaaaataaagtaaaaatacttaaagttataaaaaataaaaaattaattaaattttagtaaattaCTTAatcttaatttcaataaaaaattgcgtaatctaatttatttatgtttagcTATGAATGAGTTTCATAACacaatgtatatttatttattttaatatttaaaatatatcttacttgaatttattattgataaatttaatatattttacccTAATATTTTTCTCTACTTTCTAACATAAAATTATACTCTTTATGATTAgcatttcttttccttcacttttacgtaaaaataataaggataaaagatacataaaattttattaaagattactaaattttttctcatttattatTCCTCTCAATTTCATTGTCTTCCCTTCACTCGCAAAATCAAACagataaaaactaataataaagaaataagtatttattttatcattgttCTTTATTCTATCAATCTAAACAacgtaaaattatattaaaaattcctTAATTTTTTCCGTCTTTTCCCTCTCAAATTGATTTCTTATCCAAACCATAGTTTttcctttagtttttttttcccATCATTTTCCTCTCAGCTTCATTTCTTATCCGAACCAAATGTTAAAATAGCCCCTCacacaataaacaaaataatataaactactaaaagttaaagaaggaaaactgtatctaaaaaaaaaaaaactcaaatataaaattatttggcgaaatgttaatatttagttaaatcCGAGTCATAAAATAATCTCAATGCAAAAATAGCAacatcaaaaataacaattaaacgAGCTTTCATTTGACAGACTAAGATTATCTTCAATAGTgttgtttataataattgttaaaataaataatgatacttaaaatacgatattataatataattcagAATGTTCTACGTCCGCGATAacattttcttatcatttttaatatatttttttatcataaagttcttttaaaatgtcaaaAGAACAAACTTACCattaaggacaatgatattttaacatcattttttgacactatacACGTGTCAAgatatgattggacgatttcaaattaaaaaagttgaggcagaagtatatttggaaaagaaaaaccaaagtttgttttttaatttgaaatcgtccaaccacattttgacacatgtacaatgtcaaaatgatgtcaaaaaatgatgttaaaattttattttcctaccATTAATAATCAGACAACTATTAAATTTagttgaaattataaatttattttaataacttgcATAACATTAATATTAGAGGTTGACACGAGTTACCagataaaattcaatttactTCAAGAATACGATATTCTTTTCTCCTCAATCTTATACATtgatttaaaagttttaatttatctaGAAACATCTGTTGCTTTAACAGAAATTATAACCATAGTATTATCACAATAATTCGTATACacaattttcttacaaaaattgtaaatcattaagacaaaataatataagtataaaagaAAGAACTAACCCACTATACCAAATAATGAGCAAGAAGCAGGAGCTGATTTATCATCtgaaaacttaataaataaggATTAAGACCATAGCTCGTACAATTTAGTGTTTCCAGTCTTGAAGAATGTTGACACATTTTCTTAATATTGACTTTGCACCTTCGTTCTTCTCTATCTCGTACTGATGAATCAGCTCATCCTTGAAACCTTCATTGACGTCGCCAACCAACGGCACATCCATCGAAAGTTTCATGACTTCCAGAAGACATTCTGAAGCTGAAATATGAACCTGATTTTCGGCACAACAATCACCACTCAGTAACGATGATCACGCAAACACAAAAAGTTTCAAATCTAGTCCCTAAATTTTTCGACTATCCTGACAGTTTTGTTCCttagatttttaaattgataatatttcctaaagaaaataattttgctTCAGTTTTACTTCCGAGTCCACTTTTGCCAAATAATCAAGGCAAATCAGATGTAATGTGTGCAGCAGTAAATTTTTTATCGCATCGTATCTGTTGCGTTTCATTAGTATTGTAGGTTgggtgaaaataaaatagaacacTGGGCTTTATTCACTAGAGCACAACAACCTTTTAAGTTGTACACGACAACTGACGCatgttttaactatttttttaattacatggTACGAAGTCATGAGCAAACCCAATAAATGTGAAAGCAGAGCAATTTCATTCACTATAACAAGCATTGTTTAGTGCTTTCCATAATTATACCCCCTctccaaaaatatgttttgaatacaaatgatgcatacaaatagaaaaaaaaattggaaaaaatttcAGTAAACGTTTCATAAATTACGttcatcaaatatttaaatgaatgcaatgaaaatattcaTCATTCCTAATTGCAATTGCACTTGTAACTCATgtcattataaattaattgtgcTGTCTATTGAAATTTAGTTCCAAAAGTGCTGATTACCCCAGGGGTTTTTAGTTCTATAGGATTGGGAAATCTAACTCATGAATAATGTTCAACCAAACAAGACAGTGACGTACCTGTGCAATTTTTATTGTGCTTATGCAATGTAGTATTTTTGGTGACAGAGAGTGAAATATCtgtaaaagaataaagtttattttagatCATTCAAGAATTGAAGTTACTAGTCCAACTGAGAGTAAGCCTCCATTACCTCTTGAACAAAAGAAGTTGCGCCAGCAAGTTCGTGATTTCCTTGGGAGTCTTTCACAACACTGTGGAGCCTTGAGCAAAGTTCTTTGATAGATAAAAAGGCTGCAGTTTTAACTGCACAACGATGGCTTTCTTAATTAAGACTAATAGAAAAATGGAAGGGACTTTGAAAAATGATGAACGAAGTATAAAGAATACCAGTCCATTTATGTTCAGGCAACAGGAATGCGGTATACATGTGCATTAAGCTCTTTTGCTTCTCAAGAATATCATTTATATGTGCCACATGGATACAAGAGGTTAAACAGTCAACAATTTTGTTATGTGGAACAGAAATCTCTTCAACACTGTCCAACTCTGCAAAAAAAGAAGTCAAAAAGGGTTGTCGTCAGTAGCACTAAGCAGCTTGTAACAAGGAAAAATCAAATGATTTAAGTGGCTGGCCATTTGAATAGCCATTGAACAGTAACAAGGAGAATCGTCCATTTCATCAAGTTTCTAAATAGGGTGATGTTATAAAAcgttttcattttcactttgtttCCTATTTTCAGAACTTTGTATTGGAAAAAGTGaaagcaaaaatgaaaaaaaaaaaatattttcacgtTTCCTAACAAACCTTTGGAGTAAAAAACAATGAAACCAAATGGCCGCAATGAAAATATCGTTAAGAAACAACAAACTAAACCAGCTTGGCATGAGAAACTTAACGTCAAGAACTGCATTAAATGATTCATTGATGGTCATACACAGTCTCCTATAAGGAACAAAACCTGTTCAAGATATAAATGAAGATCCAGAATTTGTCATAACCTGTTTCAGCGGGATCACTGACCAAAGGTGCTTGCCCAGACTTTAGGGGCTCTGAATTGCATAGATCAAACAACAAGGGAAAAACCATATTAAAGAACTCTGGATTGGCCAAGGCTTTTATAACCTGgaaacatacaaaaaataatgcaacttaatatgaaagaatatatgaaatattgCTGAATTTAGTATGTTATGCTTAAACTGTTGAGTAAGAGGTTCATAtatgatttcatatttataGGAACATGGGTATTGTGGGAGTCTAAGCTTCACACGAAGTAGTATAAGAGGGTTGATGAAGTATTCAAGTGTTTGGttcccacttatatactataaattaatcttatctcTAACCGATGTGAGACTTTCACCAGTTTTTAACACATTTGATTTGTAACTTATTATGCGCTGAGTTGCAACTTTTATCcactttttgttataatttatttttttcttgaacatTTGATATTGATTATATTGCTTTGTTGGTTTCAATTCAATGTTTACCCCAAAGGAGAAAACTTTCCCAAAATTACTAACCAGCacacattataaataaattactaacCTGTTCAAGAGAGGAAAGTGCTGCTTCGCGATACTTTTTCCCCTTTCTGGTGCATGCAGATGATACCAAATTCAGAATGGCAATGGAAGAGGAGGAACCTTCAGCTAAAATTGCTTTATGGCAGGATGTACATAGAGCACCTACTGCTAGCAATAGCACTTCTTTACCCTGCCATATGTAGTAAGAAAAACAAGCACATCAAACTTGAGGCAATCGTCCATGATTGATGTTTGATAACAAGTTTCTCTGccaaatatataaacttaaaagtgGAAGTCTTCATTATTTTACCTCCCATAGGCGACCAGGAATTTCCTTCATGAGAGACTGAAGCAAAACCTTATGGTGAGAAGAAAGAGATTCACCCAAAACTTCACTAAGCCTACATATAGCCTGTGCAGACTGCAGGCAACAGAAGATAAATAAGTAAACATCTATACACAGACCATGAAATCACCAAGTTGAATGAggttatatgaaaataatagaaaaggaagaaaacagaGCAAGactaacttttcttttacttgcccatgatgatgatgacatgcCCTCACAAATAAGTGAAACAATTTCTTGTAAATATAAGTGGAGAGTGATTCGTTCCCCACTTGTATATTCTTCCCATAGTTCCTCAAATAGTCCAGAGACAGTTTTATCATCTTCAAATCTGCATGACAATTTTTAGTCCATGTGAAATACgaatactttaatttttcaatgtgAAGTTCTTAGTTTGCTATATGAGCTTTATCCAACAAACACAGTTTGCTCATCTACCCTTAAAATTCAGAATTAAATGCCTACAACGACATACATGATTTTCaagagttaaatataaaatccaTAATTGGCCACAATGTGAGAGCTTAGCTTTTACCAAGTACGGATCCTTACAAGGCTGATGGGAACATTCTTCCAGTTAAATTACAATTTGAGACAAGATATGCTTGGCCAGTGCTTTTTCCATGATTATAAACCATGATTTCAGCTAAGTcagatatataaaattattcccAGCCGGCCTATTTAAACTTTAGGAGAGTTGGCCCTTCACAATAACCGAGAACTTGGCTTGGTGTTCtccataataataatttactaAAACAAAGGACACTACAACCATACTTAGTGGGACCTCAACATGGTATTCACAACTTCTCTATTGACCTACACTTTGCTATTTTCCAAATACATTTTCAGAATTCTTCTTTTCCAACATAACATGAAATAATTTCTGAAATTGGTGAGAATGCATAGAGATCATACTGCACCCTTTGAAACTGGTACAAGAGAAATTataggaaaaacaaaagaacaagaCAAATCCTACAAACTCATCATAATGACTCTAAGAAGACTCAACATCTACTTACCTGGAATCACCCAATGTTCACAAAGAACAACAAACTAATATTCTAAAGGACAGTGGCTGGCAGCCAATGAATGACAAGCTTCTGCTTAAATTTATGATTCTGGATTTCATATAATGTtggttttttataaaatattaaaataaaaaaccataacagaaaaaaagaagaagaatgttCATAaccttgaaaaaaaaacaactggAATGATAACTGCATGATATCCACCAACAACATCAGCTGCCATGGATGAATAGCTCTTTAAGAGAAATGCACATGCAATTTGAGAATTCTTGTCACCAGCGTGCAGAGCCACAGTATCTTCAATAAGCTTTTGTGCTTGTGAGGCCGGTGTATACTTTAAGATTTTCGCACAAGCACTTGCAAACGCACGTTTTGCAGCAGTACTTTTTTCCTCCTTAACAACTGGAAACAACAATCTCACCAACATATTTGCATATGGCTTGATGTCAACACCAACACTTTCAAGCAACAGCGTAATGAAATTGGCAACACCAACCCTGCACAAGCACAGAAAGCATAACTAATTATGAATATTACAAAAGTGCATCTATCAGAGACAGCTTAAGTATAGATTCATTGCATTTATAAGAATCATATAATTATCAGCACTAGTACAGTTCTGCTAAACATTATGTGGTTGCAAGAAGAGAAGTGAAATTTACTCATAGGCATCTTGAATGAAAAAATGGTATTATGGTTAATGTAAAATGATAAGATAAGTGACTTTTGTTGCTTTAATTGAAAACAAGTTAGATAACAAGATAATCATGCTCCTCGATAGCTTCCATGTCATCACTTAAAACGACAAGAGACTATCTGTGTCACTACTATTGATGTAGATGACACTTATAATCCCTTGTTATCCTACATGTTTTCAAggaaaacaacaaatattacTTGTCGTTTCACaagattgttttatattaattccaAAATCTCACATTTCTTAATACATgtaaacaaataagaaaaatgataacaaTCACGTCATACACTTAATGGAGAACTAAACAGTaagaactcaattaaaaaatataaaagtttagaaTACTCAATAgaccaaaataatttaatagggactcaattaaaaataccaaattttTGGGgcttaaaacataattaaggcAAAAAATAACAAGTTGAATTCATTTGTTCTGTTTTTTCCTTGTTCTTAATGAAACAAAATGGAGAATTAAATGGCaagaactcaataaaaaaaaaaataaaagttttgaatACTCAATAGACCAAAATAATTTAACAGggattcaattaaatataaaaaaaaaattcgagGGGCTTAAAACTTAATTCAGCCAAAAAATAACAGTTTGAATCCATTTGTTCTGTTTTTTCGTTATTCATAATGAAACAGAACTTCAATAGTAAAGAAAGACAAATGTGTTTCATTGAAGGACAGAATATTCCCCACAAGAAGGGAGAGGAAAAACAAAGGAATATGaaaaaatcactaaaataaGAAAGCTAGAGCATCAGCATCATAAGGGTGACAATATATTAATTCGTAAAACAGAGAACATCAGCCAACTACTGATTGTAACTAATCCTACATGCGTTTTCTCCTAACCCACCCTCCTTGAATCAACATAAGCTCCATAAATTTTCAAGGGAAAATGTAATATCGAAATGACTCAAGACAGTTCAAGCAGGCAAACAATGCAAAAGGAAATACATTAGATgtgataaaaagttaaaaatagacCTAGTATTGAGGCCCACACCAGATCGAACTAAATGAGCAAGCCGTGGGATCAATGTATTCAATGATGCTGCATCAACAACTTTTATGCATGAATCTAAAGTCTCCCACATGGGAGAGCCTTTGGCTATGGAAATTCTCAAACTTTCAAGCTTGTCTGACTGTATTCCTACATTTGCTGCATGAAgctaataaaaggaaaaacataaaaagttaacataaataaacaagagaaaaaaaaatgtacttatGCAGGAACTGAACATATCATTCAATCTAACCTCGACATAATTGAGCGATTGATCTTCTAGGCTTGATAAACTTTCAAGCATGCAGCACACTAAATCAGACATATGTGGACGAATTGCAGTTCCAGCATGCTAAAACCAGaccataataataatacacTCAGATTTAACAGCAGCATAACTTAATGGAATAATAGCACTATGTTATTCTTCCGTAACAACCAATCATTATTCTTCTTACACAATCACAATCGGATAAACATAGTCAGAGGAAAACCAGAAACTTCACAATGTATAAACTAAACTAACACCAAAACAGACTAAAAGCATCCAAAATTGTGAATCCAATATGTGCAGGTTAGCACCAATCATGCTTACTGGGAAATGAATTCTACAACAGTTGGTATtctaattaattagttttggAAAAGAAGTTTGACAATTTAAGTACaagaaaataagataagttaTACTTCCGAAACAAATAAACCCAGAAAGTAGTACCAAAAACCAAAACATCAGtaagattatttaaaatacCGCACCTGAAAAATCATTTGCTTAATGAACAAAGCAGAAAAAAGGAACAACGAACATCGTATTTGAtgagaataaaagaatatttaaatagtCTTTTGTTATATTCCATCTATATACACTAGAGCCAAGTAAACATATACAATCCAACTAAGTTTGACAAGATTTAATGAAAAAACTGAGacttaaatatacaaaatttacttatatttaatttacaatCGGGTGGAAGAAAGTTAAGAAAACGGAAGCAAAGTGAGTGTATGAAGTAAATTGAAAAGCAAAGGGATAGCAAGCCATTCCTAACCTTCGTAAGCTTCATAACGACTCCAATTGATGCCTTGCGAACACTGTCAACTTTACTTAGTATACCTTCTGTGAGCAAAAACGGTAAAACAATATCCATTGCTTTGTGTGCATCTGACATTTCAGTTAGAGAAACATCACAGAGCCTTGTTGTCAAGGAAGCTACACCACGGCATAGCTTTTCACCTGAAATTCTGACAGTTTCCTTTATGTCATCCATTGCACGAAATGCTCCAGACCACAATCTCTTTAAATGCTTCCCAACCTATGGGTGGTGCATGATGAAagaaaagcacaaaaaaaaaagaataaagacaTGTTGATATGCTTTagatatatcaaaatcaacCAGTGCTCAAATTGTAGATAGGGATGGCAAAATGTATGGATTAGACATATTTATCAAATGAAACATGGATGAATTATAtttcttctataattttttaacggATCAAAATGGATGGATATCCAATTcatcaagaaaaaaagaaaaatattaccTCAGGTTCTATATATAAGACAAATATGTAATTCCCAGAGACTAATAAAAGTAGttcaattagttatttttaattaataatgtcgtaaattcaaattttatttaagtgaaagttatatttaatgAGACTACTCATAATTCAAGGAATCAATAatcaactaataaaaaaatacttatattgGTAATGACTCAATGAAGGCATTCatcaataacaatatataaacaGATTCTCTCATTTGATGCACACATTTCATATTACTACTTTAtccttaattatgttttaaaattagaaatatggAAATAAACTACCCACGCACACTTCAACAGCACAACACAATATAATACAGATAACCCACTATTTTTTATCTGATTaccattattaattttattttcttaatctatACAACATATAAAGGGGATTCTCCTCTTTGATGGACACATTTCATATTTCTATTTacctttaattatattttaaaattaaaaaattgaaataaactaCCCAAATGTTAAAAGTAACTACCCCACACACACTTCAGCACAACTCATCACTCACATCTTTCAACAGCACAATATACTACAAATCTCCCACTAGTTTTAATGAAAGGGCAAATCAAccattaattttcatataaggGAATAGcacatcaaatataaaaacctCTGTAATctctcttcaaataaaaaaaatacttaaataaacatataaaccatattttaacacAAGAATAAAGTCAAGTAAAcgacacaataaaataaaagtaggaaGGAAGAAACAGAAGACCAGAATAACTACTACTATTCTCCATTGACAAACATCACAAAACCCACAACCGGAAAAATTTGCCCTGCTTTTTACAGATGGTGACTCACCATAACAGTAGTTACTTAGGTTTTTGTTGCCTACTATTAGAGTCTAGAGAGAGAATAGAGAAACTGAAAAAGTAACTTTTGCATTGATAAAATGTACAAAGAAAACAAGGGTTCTCTTTATATAGAGAATGAAAAGAAACTATATCAGACTGAATACAAACTATATAAGTAATCTTAATGACCTCAATAAATTTCCGTCCTTGAATAATGTCTGTAAGGGCAAGACATGATGCCTCACGCGACCGCCAAAGCCTGGATCCACATTGTTCTAATAAATCTTCAATTATGATATCTAAATTGTCATCAATGGTTTTTTTTGAATCATCCACTAGTGACTTCCATATATGTACCATTGCATCCTAGACAATAAAAATGCAATAGCCAAATCAAGTTAAGTTCCTGAAAATAAGAATACATATTGGATATCATGCATAACATTGCATTCTAAGGAAAAATGAGTTTTTCACTGAAAAAGGCAAGGAAAAGctacatgaaaaagaaaaaatcttacAAGGAAATtgttagaagtgaactttaaacctaacttaaccccacaaaaccggcttgtaaggtgaggtttacacccacttatatattatgaattggcCTTATTTCTAATTGAcgtggaacttccaacacaccctccTCATGCccaggtatatacatctcgagcatgggactaaacattaatgggtggtccgataacggccaatagcgggtggaacaatatgtccaacaaaagttaggataggctttaacgatggctctgataccatgttagaagtggactttaagcctaattcaaccccacaaaaccggcttgtaaggtgaggtttgcacccacttatatactatgaattggtcttatctttagtctatgtggaacttccaacaaaaATAGAGAACCAAACCAAAAATTTTAGGGGGTAAAACAACATTTTACTTTTTGTGAGGTTTGACAAAGACAATAATTATATAGCACTATAATCTTTTATCATAGATTAAAAGTAGGTAAAGAAATTTTCTGGATTCACCTGTAAATGCCCTTGGTGAGGATTAGATTCAATACCAGGCTTACCAGATTACATAAATGGAACTTACCTGCACATTTTTGTCTGGATCATATTGGTAGCGTACAAGCCTTGGAATTAAAGAACGTAAATATGGCTGAAGAACATCCCCTG contains these protein-coding regions:
- the LOC106764033 gene encoding uncharacterized protein LOC106764033, which codes for MDEAEFQRLLQLFPVVRCRDYSAEAASSRQIPSGVAQNEVKQWQDAWDEKENKDFEKQGLDQHDSFWSKLKTEAARKMDAEEAERFCKAFRQIHKKLVNEELSLEAARSFLKSS